The sequence below is a genomic window from Shinella zoogloeoides.
GTCGCCGATATCGAGATTGAGGTTTTCCAGCACGGTGACCGCGCCGAAGCTCAAGGAGAGATCCCTGATGGATACGGAATTCTGCATGGCTTATCCCTTGACTGCGCCGGCGGCGATGCCGCGGACGAAGAGGCGTCCCGACACGAAATAGACGATGAGCGGGACCGCGCCGGTGAGCAAAGTCGCGGCCATGTTGACGTTGTACTCCTTCACCCCCTGGACGGAGTTGACGATGTTGTTGAGCTGCACGGTCATCGGGTAATATTCCGGCCGCGTGAACACGACGCCGAAGAGGAAGTCGTTCCAGATGCCGGTGGTCTGAAGGATCATCGCCACGACGAAGATCGGCAGCGACATGGGCAGCATGATCCGGAAATAGATCTGCCAGAACCCCGCCCCGTCGATGCGCGCCGCCTTGAACAACTCCTCCGGCAGCGACGAGAAGTAGTTGCGGAAGAGCAGCGTCAGGATCGGCATGCCGAAGATGGTGTGCACGATGACAAGGCCGGTGAGCGTGCCGTAGATGCCCATTTCCCGGAGCACGATGACGATCGGATAGAGCATCACCTGATAGGGAATGAAGGCGCCGACGATGAGGATGGTGAAGAACACATCCGCGCCCTTGAACTTCCAGTTGGCGAGCGCATAGCCGTTCACCGAGGCGACGAGGATGGAAATCAGCGTCGAGGGGATGGTGATGCGCACGGAATTCCAGAAACCGCGCGAAAGGCCGTCGCAGTTGAGGCCGGTGCAGGCGCTCGCCCACGCCTTGGCCCAGGGCTCGAAGGTGATCTCCAGCGGCGGCGAGAAGATGTTGCCGAGGCGGATTTCCGGCATGCCCTTCATCGACGTGACGACCATCACGTAGAGCGGCAGCAGGTAATAGAGCGCCGCCACCAGCAGCGTGCCGTAGAGCATGATGTTGCGGCCGGAAAGCGTGCGGCGGGGTTTTGCACCCCAGGGCTCGGCGCCGGGCTTGAGGGAAACGGTGTCAGCCACGCTTGCGTCCTCCGAATTCGAGATAGGCCCAGGGGACGATGATGATGGCGACCGTGACGAGCATCATGGTGGAGGCGGCAAAGCCCTGACCGAGGTTCTGCGCCTGGAACATGTAGTCGTAGACGTATTTCGCCGGCACTTCGGAGGCGATGCCCGGCCCGCCGCTCGTCTGCGCCACCACGAGGTCGTAGACCTTGACGATGCCGCTCGCGATGATGACCAGCGTGGTGATGAAGACAGGCCGCATCATCGGGATGACGATGAAGAGATAGGTCTTCCACATCGGGATGCCGTCGACGCGCGCCGCCTTCCAGATGTCTTCGTCGATGCCGCGAAGGCCGGCAAGCAGCAGGCACATGACGAGGCCCGTCCCCTGCCAGAGGCCGGCGATCAGCACACCGTAGATGACGATCTGCGAATTATAGAGCGGATCGAAGGTGAAGCTCGCCCAGCCGAGCGCGCGCACGACGGACTGCACGCCGAATTCGGGGTTCAGTATCCATTGCCAGACAAGGCCGGTGACAATGAAGGACAGCGCGAAGGGATAGAGAAAGATCGTGCGAAAGGTGTTCTCGAAGCGGATCTTCTGGTCCATCAAAGCAGCCAGCAGGAAGCCGATGACGAGGCTGAAGACGAGCGTGAAGAGGCCGTAGATCGCCAGATTCTGGATCGACACGATCCAGCGCGGCGCATCCCACAGGCGCTCGTACTGGTCGAAGCCGACGAATTTCGCCCGCGGCAGCAGCTTCGAGTTGGTGAACGAATAGACCACCGTCCAGACCGTGCCGCCGAGAAAGATGACGACGGCGGTGAGCATCATGGGAATGGAGGCAATCTTGGAACTGAGATTGCGCAGCAGCCTGCTGGGGCGACCGGTGTGTACCTGGCCCGTCATGAGTCACTCCTCCTTGGTCCTGACCAGGGGTGAACGGCCGGCGGCAGCGCCGCCGGCCGGCATCACGCGCGCCTGATCACTCCGCCGAAGCGATGATGTCGGCAAAACGCTTCTGCGCGTCTTCCGGGGTCATGGACGGATTGGCGAAGAATTCGGAGAACAGGTCCTCCTTCTGCTTCTGGCTGTCGGCCGAAAGCAGCTGGTCGGTCCAGTCGATCACATTGCCATTGGCGAGGATGTCGAGCCCCTTCTTCATGCAATCGTTGGCGGCGCCGAGATCGACGTCGCCGCGCACCGGCAACGAGCCCTTCTTGAGGTTGAAGGCGACCTGCGCGCCGGGGCTGACCAGCGTGGAGGCGAGCACTTCCTGCGCCTTCGACTTCTCCTCGTCCTGAAGGACCGGGAAATAGAAGGCGTCGCCCCCGGTAGCGATGACGTCGGTCATGCCGAGGCCCGGCAGGCAGGTGTAATCCTTGCCGGCGACCTTGCCGGCGAGCGCGAACTCGCCCTGCGCCCAGTCGCCCATGATCTGGCCGCCGGCCTTGCCGGTGATGACCATGTTGGTGGCCTGGTTCCAGTCCTGAACGTTGGTGCCCTTCGACATGCGGCGGGCGTCGTCGGCCGCCTTGAAGACCTTGGCGATCTCGGGACCGGCGGCGAGTTCCGCGTCCTTGTCCTTGAACACCTTGTAGAACGTATCCTTGCCGCCGATGGCGAGCAGCAGCACGTCGAACGCACCGGCCGCCTGCCACGCCTGCCCGCCGACCGCCAGCGGTACGATGCCGGCCTTTTCGAGCGCCGGCGCAGCCGCGACGAACTCGTCCCAGGTCTTCGGCACCGCGACGCCAGCCTTCTCGAAGGCGCCATTGGACAGCCAGAGCCACTGCCAGGAATGGATATTGACCGGCGCGCAATAGATCTTGCCGTCGATGGTGCAGCTGTCGAGCAGGCTCGCCGGCTTGATGATCTCCTTCCAGTTCTCCCTGGTCGCGACATCCGTCAGGTCGCGCATAAGGCCGGCCTCGACCAGTTCCTCGGCCTGACGGCCGTGGTTGAACTGCGTGGCGGCCATCGGGTCGCCGCCGGTGATGCGGCTGACCATGATCGGCCGCGCCGTGCCGCCAGCGCCGGCGATGGCGCCGTCGATCCACTTGTTGCCCGTCGCATCGAATGCCTTCGCCAGTTCGGCGACCGCCGCTGCCTCCCCGCCGGACGTCCACCAATGGGTCACTTCCAGATCGGTCGCATTGGCTGCGGCGAACGGCAGGACCACGGTCGCTGCCAGAACAGCAGCCGAAACACGAATCTTCATGAGTCTCCTCCCTCACTGAAACGTTGCAGTAAAAATGTAGACCAACAGATTTCATCGCGCAACATCCCTTCGTCGGATTTTCTCGCGGCAGGACCGGGCAACGACAGGTAAAGCGCCACGGTAAGCCTCCGTTCGAATTAAATATAATTAATCAATATGTTGCGTTTTCATGCCCGCGCATGAGGAGTTTCAGGCGGTTCTTTCGTTGAGCGAATAAATTATAGTTTCGCAGCGACTAGGCGGCCATGGCGCTAATGCGGGCGAAAATTTCATCTCGACAAGCAAACTGTATCGTTACAGATTAAGGTCGATCCGGCGCGGGAGTGGCGGCGTGGCTCAAAAAATGTATAACCGGCTGCTAATACGGAAGGACGGGCAGGCAGGCATGGACAGGAAGATGAGCGAGGGCCAGGCCGGCGCGCCGCCGCCCTCCGGCGAGCGGCCGACGTTGAAGACGATCGCCTTCATGACCGGCCTCGGCATCACCACGGTCTCGCGGGCGCTGAAGGATGCGCC
It includes:
- a CDS encoding carbohydrate ABC transporter permease, whose amino-acid sequence is MTGQVHTGRPSRLLRNLSSKIASIPMMLTAVVIFLGGTVWTVVYSFTNSKLLPRAKFVGFDQYERLWDAPRWIVSIQNLAIYGLFTLVFSLVIGFLLAALMDQKIRFENTFRTIFLYPFALSFIVTGLVWQWILNPEFGVQSVVRALGWASFTFDPLYNSQIVIYGVLIAGLWQGTGLVMCLLLAGLRGIDEDIWKAARVDGIPMWKTYLFIVIPMMRPVFITTLVIIASGIVKVYDLVVAQTSGGPGIASEVPAKYVYDYMFQAQNLGQGFAASTMMLVTVAIIIVPWAYLEFGGRKRG
- a CDS encoding ABC transporter substrate-binding protein translates to MKIRVSAAVLAATVVLPFAAANATDLEVTHWWTSGGEAAAVAELAKAFDATGNKWIDGAIAGAGGTARPIMVSRITGGDPMAATQFNHGRQAEELVEAGLMRDLTDVATRENWKEIIKPASLLDSCTIDGKIYCAPVNIHSWQWLWLSNGAFEKAGVAVPKTWDEFVAAAPALEKAGIVPLAVGGQAWQAAGAFDVLLLAIGGKDTFYKVFKDKDAELAAGPEIAKVFKAADDARRMSKGTNVQDWNQATNMVITGKAGGQIMGDWAQGEFALAGKVAGKDYTCLPGLGMTDVIATGGDAFYFPVLQDEEKSKAQEVLASTLVSPGAQVAFNLKKGSLPVRGDVDLGAANDCMKKGLDILANGNVIDWTDQLLSADSQKQKEDLFSEFFANPSMTPEDAQKRFADIIASAE
- a CDS encoding carbohydrate ABC transporter permease, producing the protein MADTVSLKPGAEPWGAKPRRTLSGRNIMLYGTLLVAALYYLLPLYVMVVTSMKGMPEIRLGNIFSPPLEITFEPWAKAWASACTGLNCDGLSRGFWNSVRITIPSTLISILVASVNGYALANWKFKGADVFFTILIVGAFIPYQVMLYPIVIVLREMGIYGTLTGLVIVHTIFGMPILTLLFRNYFSSLPEELFKAARIDGAGFWQIYFRIMLPMSLPIFVVAMILQTTGIWNDFLFGVVFTRPEYYPMTVQLNNIVNSVQGVKEYNVNMAATLLTGAVPLIVYFVSGRLFVRGIAAGAVKG